One Acinetobacter colistiniresistens DNA segment encodes these proteins:
- a CDS encoding DUF4303 domain-containing protein — protein sequence MTLTLFLPELDQAIHTKVLAAVKYYQERYSDQHFYALGLGMVEDICGFFIIGNTLEHLAEACRDEDEAYNYWYISEWKTEQFDGLPNLVHNVVAALAEKTNDDVEYDSLRQTYQAHILAVLTDMRNRGQLRNAQGDELLVWVQYADAYDEEFDDISFALLNAIELDQLFKFRYDTKKDNLTARLRQRMSDLALI from the coding sequence ATGACGCTAACGCTATTTTTGCCTGAATTAGATCAAGCAATTCATACGAAAGTATTAGCCGCTGTTAAATATTATCAAGAACGATACTCAGATCAGCATTTTTATGCATTAGGTCTAGGCATGGTAGAGGATATTTGTGGTTTTTTCATTATAGGAAATACTTTAGAGCATTTAGCAGAAGCTTGCCGTGATGAAGATGAAGCATACAATTATTGGTATATTTCCGAATGGAAAACAGAGCAATTTGATGGTTTGCCCAATCTAGTCCATAACGTCGTTGCAGCACTTGCTGAAAAAACCAATGATGACGTTGAATATGATAGTCTGCGCCAAACTTACCAAGCGCATATTTTAGCAGTACTTACTGATATGCGTAATCGAGGGCAATTACGTAATGCGCAGGGTGATGAATTGCTAGTATGGGTACAATATGCTGATGCGTATGATGAAGAATTTGATGATATTAGTTTTGCACTGTTAAACGCTATTGAATTAGATCAATTGTTTAAGTTCAGATATGATACCAAAAAAGATAATTTAACAGCGCGACTGCGTCAAAGAATGAGTGATTTGGCGCTAATCTAA
- a CDS encoding amidohydrolase family protein produces the protein MSLIQLNQSYLIQNAHAILTGLSGDAARCTSTDIRIQSGQITEIGRLIAQPNEQIVNAKDCVIYPAWVNTHHHLFQSLLKGEPQGLNQNLTSWLASTPYRFRGAFDEATFRIAVRIGLIELLRSGCATVADHHYLYWPQMPFDGAAILFDEAEKLGMRFVLCRGGATLTRGLESELPQALRPEKFEDYIADIERLVQHYHQPDSNAFRKIVMAPTSTLHSTTAQQLRESAKIARQLGIRMHSHLSETVDYLDAARAKFAMTPVQFCAEQDWIGNDVWFAHLVKLLPEEIQLLGQTQTGIAHCPQSNARLGSGIADLVALEQAGMTISIGVDGAGSNEAADMLSETHAAWLLQRARKGMLATPQYQGGQFEGGADAASIEDVIRWGTVGGAKILGLDQVGTIEVGQQADLVIYQLDDPRYFGLHDMAIGPVASGGRAHIKAMFVAGKMVMENDQIPDLDMMELAWQAKQAVKLLQQRSMDMAKIA, from the coding sequence ATGAGTTTAATCCAATTAAATCAAAGTTATTTAATTCAAAATGCCCATGCCATTTTGACGGGATTATCTGGAGATGCAGCACGTTGCACATCCACCGATATCCGCATTCAATCAGGACAAATTACGGAAATAGGGCGGCTAATCGCTCAGCCGAATGAGCAGATTGTGAATGCCAAAGATTGTGTGATTTACCCAGCATGGGTGAATACCCATCATCATTTATTTCAGTCTTTACTCAAGGGTGAACCACAAGGGTTGAATCAAAACCTGACCTCATGGCTTGCCAGTACGCCGTATCGATTTCGTGGTGCATTCGATGAAGCGACTTTTCGGATTGCAGTGCGTATTGGCTTAATTGAATTATTACGTTCAGGGTGTGCAACGGTAGCAGACCATCATTATTTATATTGGCCACAAATGCCGTTTGATGGCGCTGCAATTTTATTTGATGAAGCCGAAAAATTGGGTATGCGCTTTGTGCTGTGTCGTGGTGGTGCAACCTTAACGCGTGGTTTGGAAAGTGAGTTACCTCAAGCCTTACGTCCAGAAAAATTTGAAGACTATATAGCGGATATTGAGCGTTTGGTGCAGCACTATCATCAGCCAGATTCAAATGCTTTCCGAAAAATCGTGATGGCACCAACTTCAACTTTGCATTCAACCACAGCACAGCAATTAAGGGAAAGTGCCAAAATCGCCAGACAATTGGGGATTCGGATGCATAGCCATTTATCCGAAACAGTGGATTATCTGGATGCAGCTAGAGCCAAGTTTGCTATGACCCCAGTCCAGTTCTGTGCCGAGCAGGACTGGATTGGCAATGATGTTTGGTTTGCGCATCTGGTGAAATTACTGCCTGAAGAAATTCAGTTGTTGGGCCAAACTCAAACAGGCATTGCGCATTGTCCGCAGAGTAATGCACGTTTGGGTAGCGGTATTGCTGATCTTGTTGCTCTGGAACAGGCAGGTATGACCATTTCTATTGGGGTGGATGGTGCGGGTTCCAATGAAGCCGCAGATATGTTGTCTGAAACCCATGCCGCTTGGTTATTACAACGGGCCCGAAAAGGGATGCTGGCAACACCACAATATCAGGGTGGACAATTTGAAGGCGGTGCAGATGCTGCCAGTATTGAGGATGTGATCCGTTGGGGAACGGTAGGCGGTGCCAAGATATTGGGACTCGATCAAGTCGGTACAATTGAGGTAGGCCAACAGGCGGACTTGGTCATTTATCAGTTAGATGATCCTCGTTATTTTGGCTTGCATGATATGGCGATTGGGCCTGTGGCAAGTGGCGGACGAGCGCATATTAAGGCGATGTTTGTAGCAGGGAAAATGGTGATGGAAAATGATCAGATTCCTGATCTGGATATGATGGAGTTGGCTTGGCAAGCCAAGCAAGCGGTGAAGTTGTTACAACAGCGAAGTATGGACATGGCGAAAATAGCCTAA